A single window of Luteipulveratus halotolerans DNA harbors:
- a CDS encoding ABC transporter permease, with amino-acid sequence MFLALRDLRFAKGRFALMGAVIGLISLLVVLLTGLTAGLSQQSVSAITSLPGDHVAFSTPADGESASYSSSRLAASRLPAIEKQKGVTDAAALTIAPGRVDVGGHDTAVSLFGAAPGSFVAPRGLTPSSVVISTDLADEQHVSVGDTVRIGRTSYAVAGVVDDASFNHTPVVWAPPSALAGTGGGGEVIALRTGDGFDTRAFQQAVGAKVMTTDDSLSAIGSYTAENGSLTLMRALLLAVSALVVGAFFTVWTIQRTLDLAVLKAVGARTGYLVRDAMSQALVLLLVGGGIGTLVAAGLGTLAGNAVPFVVDASTTVIPLLMLVAVGMVAALRRISTVDPITALGAAR; translated from the coding sequence ATGTTCCTCGCGCTGCGCGACCTGCGTTTCGCCAAGGGTCGCTTCGCGCTGATGGGCGCGGTGATCGGGCTCATCAGCCTGCTCGTCGTGCTGCTGACCGGCCTCACCGCGGGCCTGTCCCAGCAGAGCGTCTCGGCCATCACCTCGCTGCCGGGCGACCACGTCGCGTTCAGTACGCCGGCGGACGGCGAGTCCGCGTCGTACAGCTCCAGCCGGCTCGCCGCCTCGCGCCTGCCCGCGATCGAGAAGCAGAAGGGCGTCACGGACGCCGCGGCCCTCACGATCGCGCCCGGTCGGGTCGACGTCGGCGGCCACGACACGGCGGTGTCGTTGTTCGGCGCGGCGCCCGGCTCGTTCGTCGCACCGCGCGGCCTCACCCCGAGCAGCGTCGTGATCAGCACCGACCTCGCCGACGAGCAGCACGTCTCCGTCGGCGACACCGTCCGCATCGGCCGCACGTCGTACGCCGTCGCCGGCGTGGTCGACGACGCGTCGTTCAACCACACGCCCGTCGTCTGGGCTCCGCCGTCGGCGCTCGCGGGCACGGGCGGCGGGGGAGAGGTGATCGCGCTGCGTACGGGCGACGGGTTCGACACGCGCGCGTTCCAGCAGGCTGTCGGCGCGAAGGTCATGACGACCGACGACTCGCTGTCGGCCATCGGGTCCTACACCGCCGAGAACGGCTCGCTCACCCTGATGCGCGCGCTGCTGCTGGCCGTGTCCGCCCTGGTCGTGGGTGCGTTCTTCACCGTGTGGACGATCCAGCGCACGCTCGATCTGGCCGTGCTGAAGGCCGTCGGCGCACGCACCGGCTACCTCGTCCGCGACGCGATGAGCCAGGCGCTCGTGCTGCTGCTCGTCGGTGGCGGCATCGGCACGCTCGTCGCCGCCGGTCTCGGCACGCTCGCCGGCAACGCCGTGCCGTTCGTCGTGGACGCGTCCACCACCGTCATCCCGCTGCTGATGCTCGTCGCCGTCGGCATGGTCGCCGCCCTGCGCCGCATCAGCACCGTCGACCCGATCACCGCCCTGGGAGCCGCCCGATGA
- a CDS encoding sensor histidine kinase: MTATHAPSSPVIRSMQLAMHGLFVLLLAVGTVRAIQTGERTAWVVAGCTAMVLWYAAGLVLSRRRASPVAGRWWVAGLVLLWVVGVLLNPELSWIAFALFFLVMHLLPRVPALLTVVLMTVVVVIAQVSNADGEGTAARVIGPCFGALVAVGVAWVYSQLRAESEARRSLVQQLTATRDDLVATHDELAVAQRQAGVLAERSRLARDIHDTLAQGFSSIVLLSRAGLTGPASDAAGRTGSSDAERLRGLLEQVEQTAVTGLQDARTVVLALTPDELSEAPLPAALGRLLGRLGEQTELRTDLVVDGSAQALPTAIEVALLRLAQSALANVRQHADASRVAVTLTYQDDAVGLDVVDDGRGFDPASARIRSNGSGFGLRAMRERLADVGGSLTVESSPGEGTAIGASVPLAAGS; the protein is encoded by the coding sequence GTGACCGCTACCCACGCCCCGAGCAGTCCCGTGATCCGCAGCATGCAGCTGGCGATGCACGGGCTGTTCGTGCTGCTCCTCGCGGTCGGCACGGTGCGCGCGATCCAGACCGGCGAGCGCACGGCGTGGGTCGTCGCGGGCTGCACGGCGATGGTGCTCTGGTACGCCGCGGGCCTGGTCCTCTCGCGCCGTCGCGCCTCGCCCGTGGCCGGGCGCTGGTGGGTGGCCGGCCTCGTCCTGCTCTGGGTCGTCGGGGTGCTGCTCAACCCCGAGCTCAGCTGGATCGCGTTCGCGCTGTTCTTCCTGGTCATGCACCTGCTCCCCCGGGTCCCGGCGCTGCTCACCGTCGTCCTGATGACCGTCGTGGTGGTGATCGCGCAGGTGAGCAACGCCGACGGTGAGGGCACCGCGGCGCGGGTGATCGGGCCGTGCTTCGGCGCGCTGGTCGCCGTCGGCGTCGCGTGGGTCTACAGCCAGCTGCGCGCCGAGAGCGAGGCGCGGCGGTCGCTGGTGCAGCAGCTCACCGCGACGCGCGACGACCTGGTCGCCACGCACGACGAGCTCGCGGTCGCTCAGCGCCAGGCCGGTGTCCTCGCCGAACGCTCGCGGCTGGCGCGCGACATCCACGACACGTTGGCGCAGGGGTTCTCCTCGATCGTGCTGCTGTCGCGGGCGGGCCTGACGGGGCCGGCGTCGGACGCGGCGGGGCGGACGGGTTCTTCGGATGCCGAGCGGTTGCGCGGACTGCTGGAGCAGGTCGAGCAGACCGCGGTGACGGGCCTGCAGGACGCGCGCACCGTCGTACTCGCCCTGACTCCCGACGAGCTGTCGGAAGCACCGTTGCCGGCTGCGCTCGGTCGGCTGCTCGGCCGCCTCGGCGAGCAGACCGAGCTGCGCACCGACCTGGTCGTCGACGGCTCGGCGCAGGCGTTGCCGACAGCGATCGAGGTGGCGCTGCTGCGTCTTGCGCAGAGTGCGCTCGCCAACGTCCGGCAGCACGCCGACGCGTCACGGGTGGCCGTGACGCTCACCTATCAGGACGACGCGGTGGGTCTCGACGTCGTCGACGACGGGCGCGGTTTCGATCCTGCTTCTGCTCGAATTCGCAGCAACGGCAGCGGTTTTGGCCTCCGAGCGATGCGTGAGAGATTGGCCGACGTGGGAGGTTCGCTGACGGTCGAGTCGTCGCCGGGTGAGGGCACGGCGATCGGTGCGTCCGTGCCGCTGGCGGCCGGCTCATGA
- a CDS encoding DUF2087 domain-containing protein yields the protein MSASLAERVVASQPRLAAFIRDERLTRIPRRPAIAALLYDAVAAQLPPGTPMSETDVNNLLREIYDDVPTLRRALVDHGHLWRSGDGQRYERRDRAHARQK from the coding sequence GTGAGCGCGAGCCTCGCGGAACGGGTGGTCGCCTCGCAGCCCCGGTTGGCGGCGTTCATCCGCGACGAGCGGCTGACCCGGATCCCGCGCCGACCGGCGATCGCGGCTCTCCTGTACGACGCCGTTGCGGCTCAGCTGCCGCCCGGCACGCCGATGTCGGAGACCGACGTCAACAACCTGCTGCGCGAGATCTACGACGACGTGCCCACGTTGCGCCGGGCGCTCGTCGACCACGGTCATCTGTGGAGGTCTGGTGACGGCCAGAGGTACGAGCGGCGCGATCGTGCGCACGCCCGTCAGAAGTGA
- a CDS encoding GNAT family N-acetyltransferase, which translates to MLIRREQPADIEAIREVTAAAFRGVEHSAPPVEPGGDPGEATLVTWLRADGGWVPELSLVAVDGDALVGHVVCTRGTLDGRPALGLGPLSVSPDRQRAGVGSALMHSVLGAADALGEPLVVLLGDPAYYSRFGFVPARTLGVAAPDEAWGDYFQVRTLSAYDGQRGRFIYAAPFDRL; encoded by the coding sequence GTGCTGATCCGACGTGAGCAACCGGCCGACATCGAGGCGATCCGTGAGGTGACGGCGGCGGCGTTCAGGGGCGTCGAGCACAGCGCCCCGCCGGTCGAGCCGGGTGGTGACCCGGGCGAGGCGACTCTGGTGACGTGGCTGCGCGCGGACGGCGGCTGGGTGCCCGAGCTGTCGCTGGTCGCGGTCGACGGCGACGCACTGGTCGGTCACGTCGTCTGCACCCGAGGGACACTCGACGGTCGGCCCGCGCTCGGACTCGGCCCGCTCAGCGTCAGCCCCGACCGGCAGCGCGCCGGCGTCGGCTCCGCCTTGATGCACTCGGTCCTCGGCGCGGCCGACGCGCTCGGCGAACCGCTCGTCGTCCTGCTCGGCGACCCGGCGTACTACTCGCGCTTCGGTTTCGTCCCCGCCCGCACGCTCGGGGTGGCGGCGCCGGACGAGGCGTGGGGCGACTACTTCCAGGTCCGCACGCTCAGCGCGTACGACGGTCAGCGCGGCCGCTTCATCTACGCGGCACCTTTCGACCGGCTGTGA
- a CDS encoding NUDIX domain-containing protein: MSAQQPGLLRRVGLRAFRLLPAGPSHAIIRVAAPTFSMGAVALIEYDGRILALRQDHRTGWSLPGGLVDKGEQPDEAVVREVAEETGLRVTAGDVFACVVDPDVRHIDMIYRVRCDTEPEVAVASEARAASWFAVHELPDPDKPTMRILRAVEAAHSERAPGRVLASAS, translated from the coding sequence ATGTCGGCACAGCAGCCCGGACTCCTGCGACGGGTGGGTCTGCGGGCGTTCCGTCTGCTGCCGGCCGGCCCGAGTCACGCGATCATCCGGGTCGCGGCGCCGACCTTCTCGATGGGTGCGGTCGCGCTCATCGAGTACGACGGCCGCATCCTCGCGCTGCGCCAGGACCACCGCACCGGCTGGAGTTTGCCCGGCGGACTGGTCGACAAGGGTGAGCAGCCCGACGAGGCCGTCGTCCGCGAGGTCGCCGAGGAGACCGGGCTGCGCGTGACCGCCGGCGACGTGTTCGCCTGCGTCGTCGACCCCGACGTCCGGCACATCGACATGATCTACCGCGTGCGCTGCGACACCGAGCCCGAGGTCGCGGTGGCCAGCGAGGCGCGGGCGGCGTCCTGGTTCGCGGTGCACGAGCTGCCCGACCCGGACAAGCCGACGATGCGCATCCTGCGCGCCGTCGAGGCCGCCCACAGTGAGCGCGCTCCGGGGCGGGTGCTGGCGTCGGCTTCGTAG
- a CDS encoding AI-2E family transporter, producing MTAPEPPASSAGPTGGARDPRLEVTYGVRVAAWWSVCFVAIVVGVAVLIRLLNSISLVTITVAVAVMITALLEPAVRALTRIGVPRALAGIGVFVVGIAVLGLSMWFVVSQVTDAAGDIQTQLDQAADDIKNWLITGPLELSEHDVDEYTTSLGDTISDNRSSLVSGFLRTATSAIGVISGSVFCLFATLFLMLDDGSIWRWFVRIFPPHTREHAHEGGVAAWRTLVVYMRSLVLLAALNALAMVPVMMIADMPLVVPMAVLLFLGSLVPLIGVLVAGVIVCLIAFVANGVTTAIVMAVALILIVQLFGNLLNPIILGKFVNIHPLAILVTVTAGTLLAGIFGAFVAVPLVAVINNVVHAVRTHHATIAPAPTGATAGTLDEEA from the coding sequence ATGACCGCTCCCGAGCCGCCTGCGTCGTCCGCGGGCCCGACCGGCGGTGCGCGCGACCCGCGGCTCGAGGTGACCTACGGCGTACGCGTCGCGGCGTGGTGGTCGGTCTGCTTCGTCGCGATCGTGGTCGGCGTCGCCGTCCTAATCCGGCTGCTCAACAGCATCAGCCTGGTCACCATCACCGTGGCGGTCGCGGTCATGATCACGGCGCTGCTCGAACCCGCCGTCCGCGCGCTCACACGGATCGGCGTGCCCCGGGCGCTCGCCGGCATCGGGGTGTTCGTGGTCGGCATCGCCGTGCTCGGGCTGTCGATGTGGTTCGTGGTCTCGCAGGTCACCGACGCGGCCGGCGACATCCAGACCCAGCTCGACCAGGCCGCCGACGACATCAAGAACTGGCTCATCACCGGCCCGCTCGAGCTCAGCGAGCACGACGTCGACGAATACACCACGAGCCTCGGCGACACGATCAGCGACAACCGGAGCAGCCTCGTCAGCGGCTTCCTGCGGACCGCGACCAGTGCGATCGGCGTCATCTCGGGCTCGGTGTTCTGCCTGTTCGCGACGCTGTTCCTGATGCTCGACGACGGCAGCATCTGGCGCTGGTTCGTGCGCATCTTCCCGCCGCACACCCGCGAGCACGCCCACGAGGGCGGGGTTGCCGCGTGGCGCACGCTCGTGGTCTACATGCGCAGCCTGGTGCTGCTGGCCGCGCTCAACGCGCTCGCGATGGTGCCGGTGATGATGATCGCGGACATGCCCCTCGTCGTACCCATGGCCGTGCTGCTGTTCCTCGGGTCGCTCGTGCCGCTGATCGGGGTGCTCGTCGCGGGCGTGATCGTCTGCCTGATCGCGTTCGTCGCCAACGGTGTCACGACCGCGATCGTCATGGCGGTGGCGCTGATCCTGATCGTCCAGCTGTTCGGCAACCTGCTCAACCCGATCATCCTGGGCAAGTTCGTCAACATCCACCCGCTCGCGATCCTGGTCACGGTCACGGCGGGCACGCTGCTCGCGGGCATCTTCGGCGCGTTCGTCGCCGTGCCGCTGGTGGCGGTCATCAACAACGTCGTCCACGCCGTACGCACTCATCACGCCACGATCGCGCCGGCACCGACGGGCGCGACGGCCGGCACGCTCGACGAGGAGGCCTGA
- a CDS encoding DinB family protein yields the protein MAEFIQQDLTDSRFEQVDLTGSRLSHVDLSRTTMRNVAFDGAVLQDVDLIDVTVTGDMRNLVINEVDVTPLIEAELDRRQPGRVLMRPTDADGFRRAWDEVERIWASTVETARGLDPALLHESVDGEWSFIETLRHLSFATDAWVRRGLLGDPSPWRPLDLPWDQMPDTPGIPRDRSVRPSLDEVLELRRDRMATVLELRRDRMATVRAYVDGLTDADLDRETEPVDGPGWPPPVSFPVRKPLLIVLNEEWEHRRYAERDLATLAATPPVEPSPVE from the coding sequence ATGGCCGAGTTCATCCAGCAGGACCTCACCGACAGCCGGTTCGAGCAGGTCGACCTCACCGGGTCGCGGCTCAGCCACGTCGACCTGAGCCGGACGACGATGCGCAACGTCGCGTTCGACGGAGCGGTGCTGCAGGACGTCGACCTCATCGACGTCACGGTCACCGGCGACATGCGCAACCTGGTGATCAACGAGGTCGACGTCACGCCACTGATCGAGGCCGAGCTCGATCGCCGTCAGCCCGGCCGGGTGCTCATGCGACCGACCGATGCCGACGGGTTCCGGCGCGCCTGGGACGAGGTCGAGCGGATCTGGGCGTCGACCGTCGAGACCGCCCGCGGCCTCGACCCGGCCCTGCTGCACGAGTCCGTCGACGGCGAGTGGTCGTTCATCGAGACGCTGCGGCACCTGTCGTTCGCGACCGACGCATGGGTACGACGCGGCCTCCTCGGCGACCCGTCACCCTGGCGCCCGCTCGACCTGCCGTGGGATCAGATGCCGGACACGCCTGGTATTCCTCGTGATCGGAGCGTTCGGCCGTCGCTCGACGAGGTGCTCGAGCTGCGTCGCGACCGGATGGCGACGGTGCTCGAGCTGCGTCGCGACCGGATGGCGACGGTGCGCGCGTACGTCGACGGGCTCACCGACGCCGACCTCGACCGCGAGACCGAACCCGTCGACGGCCCGGGCTGGCCGCCGCCGGTGTCGTTCCCCGTGCGCAAGCCGCTGCTCATCGTCCTCAACGAGGAGTGGGAGCACCGCAGGTACGCCGAGCGTGACCTCGCGACCCTCGCCGCCACCCCGCCGGTCGAGCCCTCGCCGGTCGAGTAG
- a CDS encoding HIT family protein: protein MPDRIAMDLAAYESKTLAEECFICAFLAGEPGKEHLVVAEDEHHVAFLDRFPTLRGKLLAAPRRHVEHVVRDLTENEFAALMRFVHRVALALESVVLSERTYVYSLGSQQGNAHLHWHIAALPPGTPYREQQFVAIMTEHGVLPPDHAADTALAERIRRAYDG from the coding sequence GTGCCGGACCGTATCGCGATGGACCTCGCGGCCTACGAAAGCAAGACCCTCGCCGAGGAGTGCTTCATCTGCGCTTTCCTCGCCGGAGAGCCGGGAAAGGAGCATCTGGTCGTCGCCGAGGACGAGCATCATGTCGCGTTCCTCGACCGGTTCCCGACCCTTCGCGGCAAGCTCCTGGCCGCGCCACGACGTCACGTCGAGCACGTCGTCCGGGACCTCACCGAGAACGAGTTCGCGGCCTTGATGCGGTTCGTCCACCGCGTCGCCCTTGCACTGGAGTCGGTGGTGCTCAGTGAGCGCACCTATGTCTACTCGCTCGGAAGCCAGCAAGGAAATGCACACCTGCACTGGCACATCGCCGCACTCCCGCCCGGCACGCCGTACCGGGAGCAGCAGTTCGTCGCGATCATGACGGAGCACGGCGTCCTCCCGCCCGATCACGCCGCCGACACCGCGCTCGCGGAACGCATCAGGCGGGCCTACGACGGCTGA
- a CDS encoding FAD-binding dehydrogenase: MDADVIVVGAGLAGLVATSELIAAGKKVVVVDQENDANLGGQAWWSFGGLFLVDTPEQRRLGVKDSFDLAWQDWQGSAGWDRLADEDSWASKWGRAYVEWAAGEKRDWLRGKGIRFTPMVGWAERGDGRATGHGNSVPRFHIAWGTGTGVVKPFVDAAVEAAKQGLITFKHRHRVDELIVEGGAVVGVRGTVLAPDHAERGAASNRDAAGDFELRAQAVVVSTGGIGGNHDLVREFWPERLGQPPRDMITGVPAYVDGRGIGIAQDAGARLVNRDRMWHYVEGIQNWAPVWPKHAIRILPGPSPLWFDALGRLLPAPYLPGYDTLGTLRYLRTTPDIAQYDHSWFIVTQKMIEKEFALSGSEQNPDITGRDLKLLAKTRLGKGAPGPVEAFKSHGADFVVAERLSDLVAKMNALTESPLLDADLVEKQIVARDREMTNPYTKDAQVQGIHNARRYRGDKLARVASPHRVLDPKAGPLIGVKLHVLTRKSLGGIQTDLSSQALTADGTPIPGLYAAGEAAGFGGGGVHGYNALEGTFLGGCLFSGRAAGRAIARAI, from the coding sequence ATGGACGCGGATGTCATCGTCGTAGGAGCCGGTCTCGCCGGGCTCGTCGCCACCAGCGAGCTGATCGCGGCGGGCAAGAAGGTCGTCGTGGTCGACCAGGAGAACGACGCCAACCTCGGCGGTCAGGCGTGGTGGTCGTTCGGCGGCCTGTTCCTCGTCGACACCCCCGAGCAGCGGCGCCTCGGCGTCAAGGACTCCTTCGACCTCGCCTGGCAGGACTGGCAGGGCAGCGCCGGTTGGGACCGACTCGCCGACGAGGACAGCTGGGCCTCGAAGTGGGGCCGTGCGTACGTCGAGTGGGCGGCTGGCGAGAAGCGAGACTGGTTGCGGGGCAAGGGGATTCGCTTCACGCCGATGGTCGGCTGGGCCGAGCGCGGTGACGGTCGGGCGACCGGTCACGGCAACTCGGTGCCGCGCTTCCACATCGCCTGGGGCACGGGTACGGGCGTGGTCAAGCCGTTCGTCGACGCCGCGGTCGAGGCGGCCAAGCAGGGGCTCATCACGTTCAAGCACCGGCACCGCGTCGACGAGCTGATCGTCGAGGGAGGCGCCGTCGTCGGCGTACGAGGCACGGTCCTGGCGCCCGACCACGCCGAGCGCGGGGCTGCGTCCAACCGTGATGCTGCAGGCGACTTCGAGCTGCGCGCGCAGGCCGTCGTGGTCTCGACCGGTGGCATCGGTGGCAACCACGACCTGGTGCGCGAGTTCTGGCCCGAGCGCCTCGGGCAGCCGCCGCGCGACATGATCACGGGCGTGCCGGCGTACGTCGACGGCCGTGGCATCGGGATCGCCCAGGACGCAGGGGCGCGTCTGGTCAACCGCGACCGCATGTGGCACTACGTCGAGGGCATCCAGAACTGGGCGCCCGTCTGGCCGAAGCACGCGATCCGCATCCTGCCCGGGCCGTCGCCGCTGTGGTTCGACGCGCTCGGGCGGCTGCTGCCCGCGCCCTACCTGCCCGGCTACGACACGCTCGGCACGCTGAGGTACCTGCGCACCACGCCCGACATCGCGCAGTACGACCACTCCTGGTTCATCGTCACGCAGAAGATGATCGAGAAGGAGTTCGCGCTGTCGGGCTCGGAGCAGAACCCCGACATCACGGGCCGCGACCTCAAGCTGCTGGCCAAGACCAGGCTCGGCAAGGGTGCACCCGGGCCGGTGGAGGCGTTCAAGTCGCACGGTGCCGATTTCGTGGTGGCAGAACGGCTCTCGGACCTCGTCGCCAAGATGAACGCGCTCACCGAGTCGCCGCTGCTGGACGCCGACCTCGTCGAGAAGCAGATCGTCGCGCGCGACCGCGAGATGACGAATCCGTACACCAAGGACGCGCAGGTGCAGGGCATCCACAACGCCCGTCGCTACCGCGGCGACAAGCTCGCCCGCGTCGCGTCGCCGCACCGCGTGCTCGACCCGAAGGCCGGCCCGCTCATCGGCGTCAAGCTGCACGTGCTCACGCGCAAGTCGCTCGGCGGCATCCAGACCGACCTGTCCTCGCAGGCGCTCACCGCCGACGGCACGCCGATCCCCGGTCTGTACGCCGCGGGCGAGGCTGCTGGGTTCGGTGGCGGTGGCGTGCACGGCTACAACGCGCTGGAGGGCACGTTCCTCGGCGGCTGCCTGTTCTCGGGCCGGGCCGCTGGGCGGGCGATCGCTCGCGCCATCTGA